A single region of the Deinococcus seoulensis genome encodes:
- a CDS encoding diguanylate cyclase, whose protein sequence is MTHTQSLRDELTSLHLRAQFQRDLNMQVASGRCTLLLCDLDHLKTLNDTFGHAAGDEALRAVGLTLRAYLPPDWEAYRLGGDEFAVLSGAGVDAMARWALDLLEALRSRPRSLRLSMGLAALGEPGVQTSGSLRDRADARLYSAKRLGRAQLVTTDIQHPFALQDHRLLDRDNELQTVTAFLRGAFVKGGQLRVHARTGCGLTRFLNHADVVARHLGYRTLSVTGSPASVQRELGAWSTAALDGSPTDAAPAELAAALAQDRARPLLLILDRPEYFDPATSEQMRSLQSCARTVITGFNEDAGNVQIAETLTLPPLNAETLKAVAANLSPEPLPEGVLAWLAQQSQGCPRDLQRWLEALLLEARLRLLGPAELLAQEDGPRSVAALLPRPYLPSLPPMIGRQQTMREAERALHSWPILTLTGPPGRGRTRLARQLLMELQGHLAGGVTTLSLQGAHSPEAAMARLGEALSGEAAPSADEQVVGRLLARRPTLLLIDDVTPELLGAQRLARLSAMAPLSRLILTADAALDIPQERCLPLPPLTDGQVRAALELTAQHPDAAPGPEAPQLDASPPELLPLDALCEWVQGEPEQLAVAQSTLRTLGWQAGSAYLLRQSAQAGHRWAQFGTYERRVLTGLAGCGAPFSMNLARQLTGASPFMLRALVDQHVLLPAGAGLYALSAGFQTHAQRAVRRAPGRHRELTASALSYAAALAGDALPGSAAWFAQLDGTWPELRPLLGGLLGSGRADPAGLARLLVTVTPYRTARGQLHDARDELSRVLELSVGSVRAELHAALAGVQQHLGAHAEAESHADRAQRQARADDRPEVALRAGLIRARILHRRSQYVRSRQMFQRLQAQTAGHPPELLVLALDGVARSSVFLGDLDTAAAHAGQARTLAAPLSLPLLLADTLNTSALIASEARELDRAETLFTQALHLHEQVRHHNGVTLNLTGLAWNALLAGQYARCAALSRRVLRRAEDSAQRWEIGNALLNLGHAQLAGDLPGDPQALFRQAREIARQCDAPSLEAEAMGGEAAYLARHGQRAEAQVRLHEALAHPGMSAEARAFFAPLIVELTATG, encoded by the coding sequence GTGACCCACACCCAGTCGTTGCGTGACGAGCTGACCAGTCTGCACCTGAGGGCCCAGTTTCAGCGGGACCTGAACATGCAAGTCGCGTCCGGCCGCTGCACGCTGCTGCTGTGCGACCTCGACCACCTCAAGACCCTGAACGACACCTTCGGGCACGCGGCGGGTGATGAGGCGCTGCGGGCCGTGGGATTGACCCTGCGCGCCTACCTGCCGCCCGACTGGGAAGCCTACCGACTGGGCGGCGACGAGTTCGCGGTCCTGAGTGGCGCGGGTGTGGACGCCATGGCGCGCTGGGCACTGGACCTGCTTGAGGCGCTGCGCAGCCGCCCGCGCAGCCTGCGGCTGAGCATGGGGCTGGCGGCGCTGGGCGAGCCGGGCGTGCAGACCTCGGGTAGTCTGCGTGACCGGGCCGACGCGCGGCTGTACAGCGCCAAGCGACTGGGCCGCGCGCAACTGGTTACCACCGACATCCAGCATCCCTTCGCGTTGCAGGATCACCGACTGCTGGACCGCGACAACGAACTGCAGACCGTGACCGCCTTCCTGCGCGGCGCCTTCGTGAAGGGCGGTCAGCTGCGGGTTCACGCGCGCACAGGCTGCGGCCTGACGCGCTTTCTGAACCACGCCGACGTGGTTGCCCGGCACCTGGGCTACCGCACCCTGAGCGTGACCGGATCGCCCGCCAGTGTGCAGCGCGAACTGGGCGCGTGGTCCACCGCCGCGCTGGACGGCTCGCCCACCGACGCCGCGCCGGCAGAACTGGCCGCCGCGCTGGCGCAGGACCGCGCGCGGCCGCTGCTGCTGATCCTGGACCGGCCGGAATACTTCGATCCGGCCACCAGCGAGCAGATGCGGTCCCTGCAGAGCTGCGCGCGCACCGTCATCACCGGTTTCAACGAGGACGCCGGAAACGTGCAGATCGCCGAGACCCTCACCCTGCCCCCACTGAACGCCGAGACACTGAAAGCCGTGGCGGCCAACCTCTCGCCCGAACCGCTGCCCGAGGGTGTGCTGGCGTGGCTGGCCCAGCAGTCCCAGGGCTGCCCGCGCGACCTGCAACGCTGGCTAGAGGCGCTGCTGCTGGAGGCGCGGTTGCGGCTGCTCGGCCCGGCAGAACTGCTGGCGCAGGAGGACGGCCCGCGCTCGGTGGCGGCGCTGCTGCCCCGGCCGTACCTGCCCAGCCTGCCTCCCATGATCGGGCGGCAGCAGACCATGCGTGAGGCTGAACGTGCGCTGCACTCCTGGCCGATCCTCACGCTGACCGGGCCGCCCGGACGGGGCCGTACCCGGCTGGCCCGGCAACTGCTGATGGAGTTGCAGGGACACCTCGCGGGTGGCGTGACCACCCTGTCCCTGCAGGGCGCGCACAGCCCGGAGGCGGCCATGGCCCGGCTGGGCGAGGCGCTGTCCGGTGAGGCCGCCCCCAGCGCCGACGAGCAGGTGGTGGGCCGCCTGCTGGCCCGCCGCCCCACCCTGCTGCTGATCGACGACGTGACCCCGGAACTGCTGGGCGCGCAACGACTGGCCCGCCTGAGCGCCATGGCCCCCCTGAGCCGCCTGATCCTGACCGCTGACGCCGCGCTGGACATCCCCCAGGAACGCTGCCTGCCCCTGCCACCACTGACCGACGGGCAGGTGCGGGCCGCGCTGGAACTCACCGCACAACACCCGGACGCGGCCCCCGGCCCGGAGGCCCCGCAGCTGGACGCCTCACCTCCAGAACTCCTCCCGCTGGACGCCCTGTGCGAGTGGGTGCAGGGCGAACCGGAGCAACTGGCGGTGGCGCAGTCCACGCTGCGCACGCTGGGCTGGCAGGCCGGATCGGCGTACCTGCTGCGGCAGTCGGCGCAGGCCGGGCACCGCTGGGCGCAGTTCGGGACATACGAACGCCGGGTCCTGACCGGACTGGCGGGGTGCGGCGCGCCGTTCAGCATGAATCTGGCCCGGCAGTTGACGGGCGCCTCGCCGTTCATGCTGCGCGCCCTGGTCGATCAGCATGTCCTGCTGCCCGCCGGAGCGGGCCTGTACGCCCTGAGCGCCGGGTTTCAGACCCACGCGCAGCGGGCGGTGCGCCGCGCTCCCGGCCGTCACCGTGAACTGACGGCCAGTGCCCTGTCGTACGCGGCCGCGCTGGCAGGCGACGCCCTGCCGGGCAGCGCAGCGTGGTTCGCGCAGCTGGACGGCACCTGGCCGGAACTGCGGCCCCTGCTGGGCGGTCTGCTGGGTTCCGGCCGGGCCGATCCGGCCGGACTGGCCCGGCTGCTGGTCACGGTCACGCCGTACCGCACGGCGCGCGGGCAACTGCACGACGCGCGCGACGAGCTCAGCCGCGTGCTGGAACTGTCGGTCGGGAGCGTACGGGCCGAGCTGCACGCGGCGCTGGCCGGCGTGCAGCAACACCTGGGCGCGCACGCCGAGGCCGAGTCGCACGCCGACCGGGCGCAGCGGCAGGCCCGCGCGGACGACCGGCCCGAGGTCGCGCTGCGGGCCGGACTGATCCGCGCCCGCATCCTGCACCGCCGCAGTCAGTACGTCCGCAGCCGTCAGATGTTCCAGCGGCTTCAGGCGCAGACTGCCGGGCACCCCCCCGAACTGCTGGTGCTGGCCCTGGACGGCGTGGCCCGCAGCAGCGTGTTCCTGGGTGACCTGGACACGGCCGCCGCGCACGCCGGGCAGGCCCGGACGCTGGCTGCGCCGCTGTCACTGCCGCTGCTGCTGGCCGACACGCTGAACACCTCGGCCCTGATCGCCTCCGAGGCGCGCGAACTGGACCGCGCCGAGACGCTGTTCACGCAGGCGCTGCACCTGCACGAGCAGGTCCGTCACCACAACGGCGTCACCCTGAACCTGACCGGACTCGCCTGGAACGCACTGCTGGCCGGCCAGTACGCCCGCTGCGCCGCCCTGAGCCGCCGGGTGCTGCGCCGCGCGGAGGATTCGGCGCAGCGCTGGGAGATCGGGAACGCCCTGCTGAACCTGGGGCACGCGCAACTGGCCGGGGACCTGCCGGGCGACCCGCAGGCCCTGTTCCGGCAGGCCCGCGAGATTGCCCGGCAGTGCGACGCGCCGTCCCTGGAGGCCGAGGCGATGGGAGGCGAGGCCGCCTACCTCGCCCGGCATGGTCAGCGGGCCGAGGCGCAGGTGCGGCTGCACGAGGCCCTGGCGCATCCGGGCATGAGCGCCGAGGCCCGCGCGTTCTTCGCGCCGCTCATCGTGGAACTCACCGCCACCGGCTGA
- the cydB gene encoding cytochrome d ubiquinol oxidase subunit II yields the protein MDLAAIWFALIGLTFVIYFFLDGFDFGAGLLQPFIARNERERRAVLGTVGPFWAANEVWIILGAGAIFAAFPLWYGTLMTALYPLFTLILLALIGRGVAFEYRAEVDNVRWRQFWDVTAFVCNLLPAFLWGMIMANMVRGLPIDSEARFQGGLSAAFSLFTLLGGLATLSLFVLHGATFLLLRLKADTDLHARARAAALSFGGLATVLVLAFVLIGFVQEGRFNALGLSAWLFPAGAALNLALVWLALTLRRDTLAFLATGLTIVFSTATIFVSLFPAVLPSTLNPAFTLTVQGSASEPYTLRALSWAAGVFLPLILAYQGWNFWVFRNRVTGHDTADEGELVYGQHGGQDGIPGDPSASDPSAGRPGDPDGPPAARQS from the coding sequence ATGGACCTCGCTGCCATCTGGTTCGCGCTGATCGGCCTGACGTTCGTCATCTACTTCTTCCTAGACGGCTTCGATTTCGGCGCCGGACTGCTGCAACCCTTCATTGCCCGCAACGAGCGGGAACGCCGCGCCGTGCTCGGCACCGTCGGCCCGTTCTGGGCGGCGAACGAGGTCTGGATCATCCTGGGGGCCGGGGCGATCTTCGCGGCGTTCCCGCTGTGGTACGGCACCCTGATGACCGCCCTGTACCCGCTGTTCACCCTGATCCTGCTGGCCCTGATCGGCCGGGGCGTGGCCTTCGAGTACCGCGCCGAGGTGGACAACGTCCGCTGGCGGCAGTTCTGGGACGTGACGGCCTTCGTCTGCAACCTGCTGCCCGCCTTCCTGTGGGGCATGATCATGGCGAACATGGTGCGCGGCCTGCCCATCGACAGTGAGGCGCGCTTTCAGGGTGGCCTGAGCGCCGCGTTCAGTCTGTTCACGCTGCTGGGCGGCCTGGCCACCCTGAGCCTGTTCGTGCTGCACGGCGCGACGTTCCTGCTGCTGCGCCTGAAGGCCGACACGGACCTGCACGCCCGCGCGCGCGCCGCCGCCCTGAGCTTCGGCGGACTGGCGACCGTGCTGGTCCTGGCGTTCGTGCTGATCGGGTTCGTGCAGGAGGGCCGCTTCAATGCGCTGGGTCTGTCCGCGTGGCTGTTCCCGGCAGGCGCGGCCCTGAACCTCGCGCTGGTGTGGCTGGCGCTGACCCTGCGGCGCGACACCCTGGCGTTCCTGGCGACCGGCCTGACCATCGTGTTCTCGACCGCCACCATCTTCGTGAGCCTGTTCCCGGCCGTGCTGCCCAGCACCCTGAATCCCGCCTTCACCCTGACCGTGCAGGGCAGCGCCTCGGAACCGTACACGCTGCGCGCCCTGAGCTGGGCGGCCGGGGTGTTCCTGCCGCTGATCCTGGCGTACCAGGGCTGGAACTTCTGGGTGTTCCGTAACCGCGTGACCGGGCACGACACCGCCGACGAGGGCGAACTGGTGTACGGCCAGCACGGCGGTCAGGACGGCATTCCCGGTGATCCCAGCGCCAGTGATCCCAGCGCCGGACGCCCCGGCGACCCGGACGGCCCACCGGCCGCGCGGCAGTCCTGA